The Solea senegalensis isolate Sse05_10M linkage group LG9, IFAPA_SoseM_1, whole genome shotgun sequence genome has a segment encoding these proteins:
- the cited4b gene encoding cbp/p300-interacting transactivator 4b, whose product MADHLMMPMNHSSAGASLHGYRMGMNGGLQAGHQQHANQQVMRAMPNGQMMHYGGAQANMETAMRQRQGMVGGPMNGQLNGAQMGHHQMTSGNMMYNGQQQQQQHHPQQQQQQQQQHHPQQQQQHHMHPQQHQQQQQQQQQQQQQQPPQQQHQQQQQQQQQFMNGGLTSQQLMASMQLQKLNTQYHGHPLGPMGGNHMGPTAQYRMNPAQLANMQHMAGPALALNGMDADIDEEVLTSLVMELGLDRVQELPELFLGQNEFDFISDFVSKQQPSTVSC is encoded by the exons ATGGCAGACCATCTGATGATGCCCATGAACCACAGCTCAGCGGGCGCCAGTCTCCACGGTTACAGGATGGGCATGAATGGCGGCCTGCAGGCAGGTCACCAGCAGCATGCCAATCAGCAGGTCATGCGGGCGATGCCCAACGGTCAGATGATGCACTACGGCGGCGCCCAGGCCAACATGGAGACGGCCATGAGGCAGCGGCAGGGAATGGTGGGCGGACCCATGAACGGACAGCTGAACGGGGCCCAGATGGGTCACCACCAGATGACCTCTGGTAACATGATGTATAAcggtcaacagcagcagcagcagcatcaccctcagcagcagcagcagcagcagcagcagcatcaccctcagcagcagcagcagcatcacatgcATCCACAGCAGCACCAGCAACAG cagcaacaacaacaacaacaacagcagcagcagcctccacagcaacaacaccaacaacagcaacaacaacagcaacagttcATGAACGGAGGATTAACGTCCCAACAGCTCATGGCCAGCATGCAGCTACAGAAACTCAACACCCAGTACCACGGACACCCTCTGGGACCTATGGGTGGGAACCACATGGGGCCCACAGCCCAGTACCGTATGAACCCAGCTCAGCTAGCTAACATGCAGCACATGGCCGGACCAGCACTGGCTCTGAACGGCATGGACGCGGACATCGACGAGGAGGTCCTGACCTCGCTGGTCATGGAGCTGGGTTTGGACCGGGTCCAGGAGCTGCCAGAACTCTTCCTCGGCCAAAATGAGTTTGACTTCATTTCGGACTTTGTCAGCAAACAGCAACCCAGCACCGTCAGTTGCTGA